The Rhinolophus ferrumequinum isolate MPI-CBG mRhiFer1 chromosome 21, mRhiFer1_v1.p, whole genome shotgun sequence region ACCTTCCCTCTGGCCCACGTGTCTACTGTCCATGTGCGGTGGGGCTACTGAGTGTTTCCTCCATGTGCTAACATGCAGGCAGTGTAGAGCCAGACTAAGACCTGGGTCCTCAAGCACTGCCACAATACCAACCATGTACCCTTGGTTACACAGCATGTTATTTAaattctctaggcctcagttgtcccatctgtaaaatggggacaactgTAGCCCCTCTTTAAGATTGTTATACAAGTAAATCATCAATACATGTAAAGCACGCTGCCTGTGCAGAGCGCCTTCAGGTACAACAAATGTGAGCTATGgctgttattattttcatgataAGGTGATTCTGGTGATGCCAAAGGGCTTCAGATATGAGTTGCAGACCCCTTCCTGAGGTCAGAAAGATCCTGACTCTGCACGTTGCTGCTAGACTGCTCCAAACTCAGGTGAAGCCCCTTCCCCTTGGAGCCCCTCAGAGGGAGGTCAGAGAAGGCCCAGTCACAAGGCACCTAGGATTGGTACCAGAGACGACATCAGGGAGAGAGACCTTCTCCAAATCTCTGCATCAGGAATATATTGGGgagaggcaagggaagtaaggGGCACACTGAGTTCAGGGCTTCTCTTTGACTCCGCCTCTGAagccaggtgggggcagggcagctgCATGACCAGCCCTCACTCcactcttcctccctccaccccccctcctctctctccctcccacccacaggACTGGAGAACTGGGTCTGGGCTGAGGACATGGCCTTTGTCCCCACGGTGGTACCCTGGAGCCCTGAGCACCAGCTGCAGAGGCTGCAGGTGACCCGGAAGCGGCTAGAGACAGAGGAGCAGGCCGCCTTCCCTCTGGGAAGCACCCACCCTCGCTACCTATACCTGGCCAGCAACCACAGCAACAAGTGGGGTCACCCGCGGGGCTACCGCATCCAGATGTTCAGTTTTGCTGGGGAGCCTCTGCCCCAGAACAGCTCCATGGAGAGAGCCTTCAGCTGGGGAAggtgagtggggggaggggaggtgtcaGGCTGGGGAAGATGGACTGTAAGAAGGGCCACGTGTTGCTGGGAAACCAGGTTTCGCCACCTCCTATGGGTgagcatgcacacgcacacacactcatacacacacagtcCTGTGGTCACAATCCTTAGCCATTTAAAATAAAGCctactggatggatggatgaatggagaggTACATGAGGAATCAAATACAATAAAGTGTTAGAGGTAGAATCCGGGTTATAGGTGTTCACtatactattctttcaacttttctgtaggtataaaatgttcacaataaaagttggagggaaaaacaaagagtAAGAGAGAAACACAGATCTGAGGGAGTGTTCCCTAAAATCCAGGCATTTGAGATACTAACATTGACTAAAATGAGAATCAGGCCCCGTCCGTGCACAAGCATCCAGGGCCCAGGCTCTGATCTGGATGGATGCACAAGTGACATTTGGACCTGAAGTCTGAACAATGGGTCAGTTGATATTTGAGATACAGGATATTGAACAAATGTGAAAActctatgagagagagagagagagagagagagagagagagagagagagagaatgggaactGAACAGAGAATAATGAAGAGGCTTGCTACCCTGAGACCTTTGTGCTCaatttttcctgtgtgttttcaGTGCAGCTTCAGACAGTAGGACCGGTTGATGACCTGTGGGTCTATTCCAAATGTCCTATAGGTACCAGCTGGCTGTGACCCAGCGGAAGGAGGAGGAGCCCAGCAGCACCAGCATCTACAATTTGAACGACCCTTGGACACCGACCGTGGACTTCACTGACTTCATCAATAATGAGACTGTTGCAGGGCAGGTCAGTTAGGGAGCAAAGATGAGCCACTTCGCTCTCTCCCAAGCCAGGTGCCTTGGGGGTCTTCAGAACCCACTAAGAAACGAAGCTTTATGATTTCACATTTTTCCTGGGTTAGGGAGCTGAATCCTTACATACAAGGCTACTGTGGGAGGCAGCGTGTCCTGAGCAAAGCCAGGCCTCATgatcctctcccttctcccctgctaGGACTTGGTGGCCTGGGTGACAGCCGGTTTCCTGCACATCCCACATGCAGAGGACATCCCCAACACGGTGACTGTGGGGAATGGTGTGGGCTTCTTCCTCCGACCCTACAACTTCTTTGACCAGGACCCCTCCTCTGATTCTGCTGACTCCATCTACTTCCGGGGGGACCAGGATGCTACGACCTGTGAGGTCAACCCCCTGGCTTGCCTCCCCCAGGCTGCTGCCTGTGTCCCTGACCTCCCTGCCTTCTCTCACGGGGGCTTCTCTCACGAGTAGGCAGTGCCTGGGATGGGGAATGTGTCCGGGgccccaagatcaaggtgttgggtAGGGGGAGCAGTGGGCACTGGGCCAGGAAGCCTGGtgccctcttctcctttctcacaCCCTGAGGTCccctcctccctgacccccagttcctctctctcccatctccctccTTTTCATCCCCCTCTCTACTGAGAGCATCCTGAGCCTGTGGTGCCTGATACACAGGGACTCAGCTTTGTTGCCACCAAACCTGCTGTGTTCCCATCCCAGAGAGGAGAGGAATGGCTAGCTGGGAGCTTGGAGTGATGGCCAAGCTTTTCCCCAGAAGACTCCTgtttttctaacaattttttaatcttattttttataatgagatataattcatataccatagaATTCACCCTTTTAACGTGTGTGTATAATTTAGTGAGTTTAGTATATTCATAATTTTGTGCTACTATTgccactgtctaattccagaacattttcctcACCCCAGCAGGAAACCCCGTAGCAATTGGCAGTCACTTCCTACTTCCCTTCAGCCCCTTCCCAGCTCTGGGCAACCGCTaagctttctgtcactatagatttgcctatattctggacattttgtataaagTAAATCTAcacaacatgtggtcttttgtgattggcttctttcactcagcataatgtttttgatgTACATCCATGTTGTGTCAtaaatcagtacttcattcctttatagCTGAATactattctgttgtatggatacagcacattttgtttatccatcggTCGATGGACCTTTGTTTATCCATCGGTTGATGGAcctttgggttgcttccacttttggGTTATTCTAGATACTGCTGCtttgaacattcatgtacaagttttcaTGTGGActtgtgtttccatttctcttgagtgtatacctgggagtggaattgctgggtcatatggtaattctatgtgtaaccttttgaggaactgcctgACTGTTTTgtaaagtgactgcaccattctttctttctttctttcttttttattgtggtcaaTTTACCATtggatcatttttaaatgtacaggtcagtggcattaagtacattcagaAGCTTTCTTGGGCCTGCCCAGCTCCTTTTTTGCCCTGGGTCTTGAATATGGAGGTGAGGCCTCTGGAGACCAGCTGTTCTCTCAAGGCCCACGGCAGGGTCCTCATCGGGTCTGTGTCCCAGATCTTGGGAATATGCTTCTCTGTCTTCATTCCCTGTCGTCTTAGCacattctttctctgccctttcttCTCACTCCTCTTCCTCTTACTACTTCAGCTTCTACTCCCTGATATTCcctctgaggtcctggggggaATGTCTCTGCTGCCTCGGGTCCTGTAATTCCCCCCATCCCTCAATTCCAGTGTCCGCCTCCATCCCTGGATTGGAAAAGCCTTGGACATGCAGGCGGCTGTCCTATGTGAGAGAAGGACAATCCCTGGTTGTTTCCTTGTGGGCGACATTTGTCCCTGGATAGCTTTCCTCATCTTATCTCTCTGCCTCTCATGATCTGAACAAAAAGATTCCTCCTGTCACTTTGTCATCTATCTACGCTGCCAAATAACCTTCTTCCAAGTTCCTGCCATTTATATAGACCATGTGGGGTAGGATGAAAGGGGGTAGGATGGTCACGTGACAGCAGCAGTTCAGGGAGTTTTGTGGGTGAATGTTAAGGGTCATCTGTTCCTCGGGCCATCGGTGACTGTGGCTTGCATTAAGGGGCAGCAGTCAGCATAGATGCCCAGAATGTCACTGAAGGTAGGAACCAAAAACCCTCAGGAGCTCAGGCAACCAGGCCAGGAGCTGCCCAATCAGGGCTTGGCATGCATATGAGCCAGGGGCATCCCAGGGGATCAGTCCCGCCTGGTCAGGCCACAGGCCCCAGGGCCTCACAGCCTTGCTGCTCCTCCTGGGGTGTGGACTTTGGATGGGCATAAATAAGAACTGGGATATTTTCCAGAAAGGAGAGTGGGGCAGGAGTAAAGTGGGGAGGAGGTAGGGCTCAAAGAGCAAGCTTTCTTAAGTGCCTCCAGGCCAGAGAAATCCATGGGGTAGGCAGTGTCCACACCTCTCCTCCAATAGCTTGCCCACTTCTGTCAGTGTCTTTTCTAGAAAGTGGGGCATGAGGTCAGGAAAAGAGGGGGCTTCTTCCTCAGCAGGAAGCCCAGGGCACTGACCCAGCCACAGGGGAGGGCACTGCCTGGATAGGCCCTTCCCACTGCGTGTTTCTCACACTGCTTGACCAGAATAGGCCCTGGCAAGAGGGCAGTTCAGGGCACAGAGATCCGGGTCCAGCTCAGCTTGTGACCAGAGGGAAATGGCAAATTGGGAACTCAGATACCACGGGGGTCCTCTGGTTCCCTCAAGAACTACCCCAGGCTCAACCAAACGAGCTGGAAAGGAACTAAGTTCTGGCAAAGGGCCCGTCATACAAAGAATAAATACCAGGGAAGCCACATTTTCGATTCAAGAATACCAGCAGGATATGGTGACAAGTGCTCGGATGGGAAAGGGTAGAGGCAGAGCTGCTTTGCTGTTGCTGCTCTTCTTTCTATTTTGCTTCTCAGAGCAGTGATTTAACTTCTCTTTACTCTCTCAACCCAAATAAATATCATGTTTTGACttgtgttttcttgtttaaaGAAATTTGGACCAAGATGGGTGTAAATGCTCTCATCTTGTCCTCAAAACAAATGCTGTGGGGGAGCCAAGAAGCCTTCTCTTGGCTGTTTCACCTCTGCTTCTCCAGGggcagggatggagagaggggacCTGTGGCCCGTGGCTGCGTGGGGGACTCTGCTGCTGTGGCTCTCTTGCTGACCAATGTGTGTGCAGTGGGGCTCCCCACTGAGGCTTGAGGCCCGCCAAAGGGGTGTGTGCACAGACAACTCCCAAGAGAAGACCCCGAGGCAGTCCCACTGGAAGGCTCTCCTGGGAACATATCCTTCCAGCCACAAGAAAGAAGCAAGCAGACCCTGAGGAATGCAACCCAGACAGATCCAAAGGGTCAGAATAGCAAAGATCTAGCGGGAACCTGACAAGTGAGAGGGAACCCCGGGGAATGCAGGCCCTCCGGAGACCCTAGGACCTACAGATCCCACTGAAGGGGCCTcgaacacacaaacacacacacacacacacacacagcattagTGCGAGCTCCCTGGCCTGGCCTCTTAGGGGCGCCTCCCTCCTATCCCCACTCCAACACTTGGCCTGTGGCCAATGGTTGGCCACGTGGGCTCTGCTCAGGCTCAGGTGGGTTCTGTATCTTCTATAACATTCCTCCTTCCCACATCTGGATCCTGTGAAGGGAAATAGATTATAGCATTCTCCCTGGGGCTTGGTTTCAGACACCTTCCCACTGCATGCTTCTCAAACTCCTTGACCAGAATAACATAGCGGCTCTCCCTTTCTTGAGGACCCTTAAAGGATGTGATGTCTCAGTCTCTCCCACTTCTCCCATTGAAATAGAGCCAGTATGGGGGAGACTATGATGAGCTAGTGGGTTTCCCTCTGTtacctcatttattcctcacgacaaccttgagaatattattattccctttttacagaagagaaactaCGTTTCAGAgggattaagtaacttgccccaagtcaGCTGGCTATTAAGTGGTGGGGCTGGGATGGAAACCAGGTCTTTGTGGAATTATACCCGATTGCCGTCCCCTGTACCACTGCTCTTCATCACTGACTGGCAGGCCTGGTTAAAGAATTAAACAAGGTAATGCTTGAGAAGCACTTGGCACCTGATCCATGGTAAGTGATCctgtaagagaaaaatcaacactCAGTGGACCCGAGCAAAAACATGCACAACTGCCTTAAAGCAACAGCTCAACCTGTATTGTACCTGAAATCACGGGGGAGCTTGTAAAAACTCCACATTCCCAGGCTGCACCTCAtaccaatgaaatcagaatctctgggggtgtgGCTCAGGCATTAGCAACGTAAATTTCCCCCAGATGATTCTAACTtgtagccaaggttgagaaaacCCTGGGAGAGCAGTGCAGTTCCAAGCTGGCCAGGGGTTTAAGGCACAGAAAAGGAGCATTACAGAGGCTGCCCTGGCAGTGACAATCCAACCGTGTCTGGAGCAGAGGACCCGCCCAAGGCCAGTTCAGCCCTGGAGGCACATTAGCCACACAGATGGAGGCCCCAGGCCCTATCAAACCTATCTCATGACCAGCTGCTGATTCTGATTCACAGCTTGATGGGCCAGCTTTCCACCACACCTTGCTCATGGGAAGAAATGGGCAAATCAGTTAAATCTCTTGTGTAAATCAACTAATTGGTTTTCTGATCGTAATTGTTTTTCTTGACAGTTACTGTAAATGAAGATTAACCTTCAGGTGTTACTTTGGTAAATTTAGATCTTCCCGGAAAGACAATCCCCCTTGGTGAGCTGATAAACCTGGTTTCTGATTTAGGcagcccccccccgccccccacccaccaccactgcCCTTGGACTGTGGTGAATTCACCAAGAAACCATCGTGAGGTGCCCTAGAGACAGCCAGACTCTCCTAACACAATCCACACCAGCCTCGCCGTGGACTTCATGTCTAACTACCTGAGCAGAGACTCACTGTAAGCGAAttcccaccttccttccctccccctcctatAGTTTTTGCTTGGCCAGTTGCCCCTTATAAATCTTCAGAGCGTCCCACTCTCCTGGGCACGTTAGATTGTCTATAAACTGGGTTCACACCTCCTACCATCTTGATGCCCTGCACTCCAGACTGTCCCAACTCCATGCCCTTCCCCACATAGGCTGTCCCCACCCACTCATGCCTCCGTCCAtgcactcccctcccctcttcttctggttccttcctctttccctttcctcccgTCTTCATCTAGTGATACCTTATTCATCCTCTAAAACCCAACTCAAATATCACCCCCTCCATCTTTTCCTGCTCGTTGCTTTGTTCTCCTTGCTACCGTAGTATTTTAAGCAAAACTCTCCAATGGATGTTCACACGCTGAATTCTAGTTCATTCTCTACATGTGTCCTCCCCTCATTCCTCATCATAGAACCGGAGCTTCCTGGGGCAAGAACCATATCCTGTTGGCCTTGGTGGCATGGTGCCCATGGTGTCATGCCCATTATGGGTGCTTAAATACATCTTGttaaaatctaaacaaacaataACAGTTGTTATAGTCAAGTAATTCTTTGTCTTGTAAAAAGTCATTTCATATCCAGTTTCTCCTTTGATTACCTCTAAAAAAGGAGATCTAAGGAAGTACAAAGATTCCGAGTGAAAAATATCCCTGGTTGCACAGGTTAAGCTAGGACACAGGGCAAAAGGGCGACACTGACATGTTGAGCCCGAGCATTTCCTCTCCAGATGAAACCTGTACCGCTGGACCCAGCAACCCAACAAAGGTTGTAAGGAGATGTGACAGACAGACCGATGGCATGTCTGTAAATCAGTTTCCCATGCTGGGCTTTCCCTGAAACAGGCAGGAGGCGCCCAGTATCTGGAGCAGACCTAAGATGACATCGTGTGGGAGGGTTAGAAGCGTCGGCTGGGCATTGGACCCCCAAATGCTATAGAATTTGGCCTGTATGTATCTGAGGTAGCAAATCAATGAGTTAATGTTTTCCTCATTCTGCACCATGGTATAATGATTTATAGTGTGGCTTCTGGAGCCAGATTGCTGAGGTTCGGACCTGGCaacatatttaacttttctgggcctcactttCATCCCCTGAAAATGGGGACAGTAGTAAAATCTATACCAggatttttatgaggattaagtgagctaATCTGTGTAATTTTCCAAGACTAAttgttggcatatagtaaatGGTCAATGAATGCTAGctattatttagtattttattaaccAACATCTACTGGGTGTTACTGCCTAACAAACCGCCATAAAAAatagtggcttaaagcaataaaccattttatttgctcattatTCTGTAGGTTGGCTCTCTGAGCTCGGCTTAGTTGGGCAGTTCCTCTGCTGGAGTTGTCTGGGATCACTCATGGCAGATATCTGGCAGAGAGACTGGGGCTGAATGGTCTAAGATGGCCACACTCGCATGTCTGACGGGTGGGGCTGGCTGTCAGACAGGCCACATGTTACAGCAAACTGTCTCCAGCAGGCCAGCCTGGACTTCTCCCCTTTGTGCTCCAGGGTTCCAATGGTAGCCCAAAGAGGGCAAGCCCTTAGTGAGTGAATGCTCTTCAAGCCTCTGCTTATATCACATCTGCTAATGTCTCATTGGCCAAGGCACAAGATCAAGCCCACATTCAAAGGATGGGGACATAAACTTCCTGTCTTGATGGGAAGAGAGGCAAAATCACAAAGCAAAGGGGCATGTGGCAGCACTGAGAGGAACCATCACAGCCACCTAAACAATTTACCACACTGGCACCAAGTATGCAAGCAGagctcagttctggaggctggaagggaTGCTTTCTTGGCCCTCAGGATTCAGGATAGCAGAAAAAGGGTTAAGGCACATgtaaaacaattgttttgaacATGCTAAGTGCCCTAAGAACGGTTAAGTGCCAGGGGAGTTCAGGTCAGAGTGATCCTTTACAGCTGATGCTGGGTAAGCATCAGTGGGTTGGGAAGGCTTCATTAGCTTGGCCTTGACATATGTTTAAAACCTGGACatgtggagatggagaaaatgatATTCCAGGTGGAAGGAAGAACAAGTTAGGCAAACCAAGGTCATGCTTGGGAAATCCAAATCCATTAGTATATCTGGAGTGAGGGGTCCACGAAGGGGAGTTGGAAGAGATAAGGCTGAAAAGATAACCTGGGGTTCGACTGTAGGTGAGTTTGAACTTCACTCTGTGTgcaatggggagccactggaTATGTTTTATGTGTTAAGTGAAAAGAACAGTATTATGAGGCTCCTTTGCCAGCAGTCCGTAGTACGGCTTGGGTTGGGGCATGAGAAGAGTAGTAGGAGGGCAGAGGGATTGACAAAGGGCAGCAAGAGTAGAAAATCAAGCAAAAGTCAGAACCTGATCAAGGATGATTCAAGGGTTGCCAGGCTCATTGATTATGGGATGGCAGTGGAGGAGGAGATGTATTTACAAAGCAGAAGTCTGGAGAAAGAACAGGTCTGGAAGGAACTTGTACATTTGGGGAATGCATGGGACATTCAGGTGGTACCCAAGTGGGGTCTAACATCACGGTGACtatgggaggaggaagagaagaaaggagaatagaGCTTGCTGAGCACAGTGAGGGCAAGCATTTCAAAGCAGTTATCTGTCAAAAGTTACAGATGTAGCCAAAAGaattaaggaaaaagaaggatGAGAAAAGGCCAACCCGCAGATTTGACAGTGAGAAGGTCATGACAACTTCCCAGAAGAGCAGAGGAGGCAGAAGTTGCACAGAGTTGAAGACAGCAATGGGCATCCTGATCTCTGGAATTCAAGGTTGGAGAGATCCCCTGGACTTACATGATCCCAGGGCTGCCCTCCTTCCACTCCAAACCTActaaagtgaagaaaatatttaaaatctgaaaacaaacacTGGCTTTTCTTTCTATCCTAAAGGACGAAGGCATACTAGACTCTCCttgcctttctccctttctctcccacccaCTGGCTGGAGATCAGGCACTGTGAAGACTCGTGTCCAGGGAGACAGGCGTTGGCGGATAGACGGCTGTTTACTTCCAGGCAGAACTCTGCTGTGTTTTCATAGCTCAGAATAGTTCTTTGGCCCTCTCCAGGCCTGGGGGGTAGGGAAAACCTCACTGTGTGTTTTCAGGACAATTCAGGGCCtcacctcttcctctttctctgcatCATGGTCCTCATTTGAGAACTCTCAGAAGGAGTAAGTTGTGGGTTAAGAGGGTCCAAGACTACTAATTTCCTAATTATGTCCCCCCAACTGGACTCCAGAAGAGGGAAGGACAATAACTGACTGTACAACATGGGAATTTTGGTTGGGATGAAAATTCCACAGCTATTAAAGAAAGAGTTGATTAAAGGACtagagggcagagctgggggagaAAAAATGGATAGGGAGAGAAGAGAGTGGAAGGCATGACCCCCACCTCCAATCTAGATCTCAGCTGGATGCCAGATTCTACCCAGGGAGCTGACTTCTGATTGAGAATTGTAGGGGGCTTCTCTGACTCTGGATACACCTCAGATCTTAGTTGGTTTCTGGCAGCACCAGTGTTTGGAAGGTGTCCAGAGGTAGGAAA contains the following coding sequences:
- the LOC117012842 gene encoding membrane primary amine oxidase-like isoform X2 — protein: MNTAPRGLQSGDRATWFGLYYNISGAGFYLHPVGLELLLDHKALDPARWTIRKVFFQGRYYESLAQLEDQFEAGLVNVVRIPDNGTGLENWVWAEDMAFVPTVVPWSPEHQLQRLQVTRKRLETEEQAAFPLGSTHPRYLYLASNHSNKWGHPRGYRIQMFSFAGEPLPQNSSMERAFSWGRYQLAVTQRKEEEPSSTSIYNLNDPWTPTVDFTDFINNETVAGQDLVAWVTAGFLHIPHAEDIPNTVTVGNGVGFFLRPYNFFDQDPSSDSADSIYFRGDQDATTCEVNPLACLPQAAACVPDLPAFSHGGFSHE